Sequence from the Nerophis lumbriciformis linkage group LG34, RoL_Nlum_v2.1, whole genome shotgun sequence genome:
ttgtatgtaaatgttgcatattataaataaaggtttataaaattaaaaaaattaaaatgaacttttgggatgtccatccatccatttcctaccgcttgtcccttttggggttgcgggggggtgctggagcctatctcagctgcattcgggcggaaggcggggtacccccTGGACAAGTTGGGATGTATGCGTTAAAAATGTTGCGAGGCCGTACAGCAACATTAAACAAGTCCTGTGGGGAATTTTGAAAACCAGTGTTTCCAACTAAAACTCGCATTTTTGTAAGTGAAGGAAGCCCGGAAGAACGGTGAGTGGCCAAGTGCCAGTTTCCATGGCAACATGGATACACCAAACCTGGACTTCCTGAAGTGGACTAGCGAGGAGGTTGCAGGATGGATTGAGTCCAAAGGATTTCCACAGTATAAAGTAGGTCAAGGTTTTAAGCAGAAGCAATACTGCATGATACtaataatgtatttttgtggCAGCCGTGTTTTACCGACAACTGCATCACCGGCAGGAAGCTGATTTTTGTGGATTGTGTCCACATGCCAAGAATTGGAATCACAGATTTTAAAGACATGCaggtattggaaaaaaaacaacaacacaaggaCGCTCACAGTTTGATTTCCCTTTCTAAATACAGGTAGATATGGCAAATATATAGGATGCAAGTTTCAAAGAGGCTGTGTAACAAATTACCCAATGTGACCATCTGCTTCTCCAGCACTTGTCTTCATTTGAATGAACAGTTGACAGTACACACATTAAACCAGATGACTcgcgcatgcacacacacgcgtGCGCACTCACTTTGAccatatacattttagattgagaccagtctaaccctcgaaccttctatcccgcacacccaaaatggtctcccttcccaacgccaaaaaactctcttcccttccacctccctagccataacaaaagcacaacgtctccctagccataatacattccaaagaactcaaggttaacacacagagtttgcttgctgacagagcatcaagagaagaagtggaaaagacgagctgttttcaaatatgacaaagaaatggaagaagtacaacttaaattcggatatatgtaaatatctgcctccgacaattcccccttcagatcttctaaaaagatctttatcactagtacaacacttctaaaatacgcccctctttgagcaagctagtaaaaatcaAAAGCATAtggttacatgggagataaacggatggaatctatgtcaatgtcgtcactctcagggaaggaaactagcatttctcgaaagtcaccactttgcctgacccccttcagtgacatagcaaacccaggttgttcagcaagcccctcaacagcatcac
This genomic interval carries:
- the LOC133576473 gene encoding sterile alpha motif domain-containing protein 15-like isoform X2 yields the protein MADTPVDEDYAMPVNQDEARKNGEWPSASFHGNMDTPNLDFLKWTSEEVAGWIESKGFPQYKPCFTDNCITGRKLIFVDCVHMPRIGITDFKDMQGSGWKAGYTLDKTPPHRRDNRSKYGFLIR
- the LOC133576473 gene encoding uncharacterized protein isoform X3, yielding MADTPVDEDYAMPVNQDEARKNGEWPSASFHGNMDTPNLDFLKWTSEEVAGWIESKGFPQYKPCFTDNCITGRKLIFVDCVHMPRIGITDFKDMQGSGWKAGYTLDKTPPHRRDNRSKYGAD
- the LOC133576473 gene encoding sterile alpha motif domain-containing protein 15-like isoform X4, translating into MDTPNLDFLKWTSEEVAGWIESKGFPQYKPCFTDNCITGRKLIFVDCVHMPRIGITDFKDMQAISACVRELLGITQTLWSRSIADPPRDDMGLFLEMKSRTGVKTDQLTIQQLLDDICH
- the LOC133576473 gene encoding sterile alpha motif domain-containing protein 15-like isoform X1; the encoded protein is MADTPVDEDYAMPVNQDEARKNGEWPSASFHGNMDTPNLDFLKWTSEEVAGWIESKGFPQYKPCFTDNCITGRKLIFVDCVHMPRIGITDFKDMQAISACVRELLGITQTLWSRSIADPPRDDMGLFLEMKSRTGVKTDQLTIQQLLDDICH